Proteins encoded in a region of the Sphingomonas sp. HMP9 genome:
- the cobO gene encoding cob(I)yrinic acid a,c-diamide adenosyltransferase yields the protein MIMRTDDEQNAKSAKRKEVHDRIVATKTIEKGLIIVHTGKGKGKSTAAFGMAVRMIGHGRKVGVVQFVKGAMATGEKAVFDAFPVLCEFKPMGEGFTWDTQDRARDIAVAREAWDEVKRMIADPSYAMVVADELNIVLRYEYLPVDEVLAVLAAKPEMTHVVVTGRNAPDALIEMADLVTEMTQVKHPFRSGVKAQLGVEF from the coding sequence ATGATCATGCGGACCGATGACGAGCAGAATGCCAAGAGCGCCAAGCGCAAGGAGGTCCATGACCGGATCGTCGCGACCAAGACGATCGAGAAGGGGCTGATCATCGTCCACACGGGCAAGGGCAAGGGCAAGTCGACCGCCGCCTTCGGCATGGCGGTGCGGATGATCGGGCACGGCCGGAAAGTCGGCGTCGTCCAGTTCGTCAAGGGCGCGATGGCGACGGGCGAGAAGGCGGTCTTCGACGCGTTTCCCGTGCTGTGCGAATTCAAGCCGATGGGCGAGGGGTTCACCTGGGATACGCAGGATCGCGCGCGCGACATCGCGGTGGCGCGCGAGGCGTGGGACGAGGTCAAGCGCATGATCGCGGATCCGTCGTATGCCATGGTCGTGGCGGACGAGCTGAACATCGTGTTGCGGTATGAGTATCTGCCCGTCGACGAGGTTCTCGCGGTGTTGGCGGCCAAGCCCGAGATGACGCATGTCGTGGTGACTGGGCGGAACGCGCCGGATGCGTTGATCGAGATGGCGGACCTGGTGACCGAGATGACGCAGGTGAAGCATCCGTTCCGGTCGGGCGTGAAGGCGCAGCTGGGGGTGGAGTTCTAG
- a CDS encoding NAD(P)/FAD-dependent oxidoreductase — translation MLRITDLKLPLNHADEALPAAIRDRLRVTPRDLIRYTIARRAHDARDKMDIQLVYSVDVTLKNEDTVLTRFRKDRHVQRTPDTGYRFVTKGGPSYTGPRPVVVGAGPCGLFAGLILAQMGFRPIILDRGKVVRERTKDTWGLWRKSVLNPESNVQFGEGGAGTFSDGKLWSQIKDPRHLGRKVLTEFVKAGAPPEILTEAHPHIGTFRLVTMVESMRETIEALGGEYRFSTRVDGLDVVEEGGVRQLRGLHLSTGDYLEANHVVFAVGHSARDTFEMLHAKGVHVEAKPFSIGVRIEHPQSWIDEARFGPCAGHPDLGAAAYSLSHHCKNGRTVYSFCMCPGGTVVAATSEEGRVATNGMSQYSRNERNANSGIVIGIDPERDYPGHPLAGIELQRHWESRAYVAGGSNYKAPAQRIGDLLAGRASTALGSVVPSYKPGVHMTDLSECLPEFAITALREALPAFGREIPGYDHPDAVLTGVETRTSSPVRITRGDDFVSLNTAGLFPAGEGAGYAGGILSAAVDGIKVAEAVALSLTA, via the coding sequence ATGCTCCGCATCACCGACCTCAAGCTGCCGCTCAACCACGCCGACGAGGCGCTCCCCGCCGCGATCCGCGACCGGCTGCGCGTGACGCCGCGCGACCTGATCCGCTACACGATCGCGCGGCGCGCGCACGACGCGCGCGACAAAATGGACATCCAACTCGTCTATTCGGTCGACGTCACGCTGAAGAACGAGGACACTGTCCTCACCCGCTTCCGCAAGGATCGCCACGTCCAGCGCACCCCCGACACCGGGTATCGCTTCGTCACCAAGGGCGGCCCGAGCTATACCGGCCCGCGCCCGGTGGTCGTTGGCGCAGGGCCCTGCGGCCTGTTCGCAGGACTCATCCTCGCGCAGATGGGGTTCCGCCCGATCATCCTCGACCGCGGCAAGGTCGTACGCGAGCGCACCAAGGACACATGGGGCCTCTGGCGCAAGAGCGTCCTCAACCCCGAATCCAACGTCCAGTTCGGCGAAGGCGGCGCCGGCACCTTCTCCGACGGCAAGTTGTGGAGCCAGATCAAGGACCCGCGCCATCTCGGCCGGAAGGTCCTGACCGAGTTCGTCAAGGCCGGCGCGCCCCCCGAAATCCTGACCGAAGCGCATCCGCATATCGGCACGTTCCGCCTCGTTACCATGGTCGAGAGCATGCGCGAGACGATCGAGGCGCTCGGCGGTGAATACCGCTTCTCGACCCGCGTCGACGGTCTCGACGTCGTCGAAGAGGGAGGCGTGCGCCAGCTTCGCGGCCTCCACCTGAGCACCGGCGACTATCTGGAGGCCAACCACGTCGTCTTCGCAGTCGGCCACAGCGCCCGCGACACGTTCGAGATGCTGCATGCCAAGGGCGTGCACGTCGAGGCCAAGCCGTTCTCGATCGGCGTCCGCATCGAGCATCCGCAGTCGTGGATCGACGAAGCGCGGTTCGGGCCTTGCGCCGGCCACCCCGATCTCGGTGCGGCGGCGTACAGCCTGTCGCACCACTGCAAGAACGGCCGCACCGTTTACAGCTTCTGCATGTGCCCGGGTGGCACCGTCGTCGCCGCGACCTCCGAGGAGGGGCGCGTCGCCACCAACGGCATGAGCCAATATTCGCGCAACGAACGCAACGCGAACTCCGGCATCGTCATCGGCATCGACCCCGAGCGCGACTATCCCGGCCACCCGCTCGCCGGGATCGAGTTGCAACGCCACTGGGAGTCGCGCGCCTATGTTGCGGGCGGGTCGAACTACAAGGCGCCTGCGCAACGGATCGGCGACCTGCTCGCGGGGCGCGCGTCGACCGCCCTCGGGTCGGTGGTCCCGTCGTACAAGCCGGGCGTGCATATGACCGATCTGTCGGAATGCCTGCCCGAGTTCGCGATCACGGCGTTGCGCGAGGCTCTGCCAGCATTCGGGCGCGAGATTCCCGGCTATGACCACCCCGACGCAGTGCTTACCGGCGTCGAAACACGGACGTCGTCGCCGGTGCGGATCACGCGCGGCGACGATTTCGTAAGCCTGAACACGGCGGGCCTGTTCCCGGCGGGTGAAGGTGCGGGTTATGCGGGGGGCATCCTGTCCGCCGCGGTCGACGGTATTAAGGTGGCGGAAGCGGTCGCGCTTAGCCTGACGGCGTAA